In Chaetodon trifascialis isolate fChaTrf1 chromosome 4, fChaTrf1.hap1, whole genome shotgun sequence, one DNA window encodes the following:
- the LOC139330030 gene encoding leukocyte elastase inhibitor-like produces the protein MSRGGLAARFRVITDPGLCGFPVPRGFLWTAACLCILLSLFHTRSVVELQLLQEDDQENPTSSVMAAISSSNTRFALELLRTLSQANPTGNIFVSPLSISSALAMVYLGAKGDTAAQMAQALSFSCGEDIHADFETLNADINSPSASYILKLANRLYGENTANFLPQFLEATQKYYQADLKAVDFIGAPEACRGEINSWVEQQTENKIKDLLKPGTVSSMTRLALVNAIYFKGNWMNRFNEENTKEMPFKVNQNENKPVQMMYQMRKLPYNYIPELGLQILELPYVDEELSMFILLPEESADGSDPLLKLENELTQEKLDEWTNRENMDVHSEIFVHLPKFKLEEDYELNEPLVKLGMIDVFCGAKANLSGMNGDTGLFLSTVAHKAFVEVNEEGTEAAAATAGMIAFCMLREEHFTADHPFLFFIRHNKTKSILFLGRFSSPQ, from the exons ATGAGTAGAGGTGGGCTTGCTGCGCGGTTTCGTGTCATCACCGACCCGGGACTTTGCGGTTTCCCTGTTCCGCGGGGATTTTTGTGGACTGCTGCCTGTCTCTGCATCTTACTTTCACTCTTTCACACGCGGAGTGTGGTCGAGCTTCAGCTGTTGCAGGAGGACGATCAG GAAAACCCTACATCATCAGTCATGGCCGCCatcagcagctcaaacacaagGTTTGCCTTGGAGCTGCTCCGCACTCTGAGCCAAGCAAACCCCACCGGGAACATCTTTGTCTCTCCACTGAGCATCAGCTCAGCGCTGGCTATGGTTTACCTGGGCGCTAAAGGAGACACTGCTGCTCAGATGGCACAG GCCCTGTCGTTCAGCTGCGGTGAAGACATCCATGCAGACTTTGAGACGCTGAACGCTGACATCAACTCACCCTCTGCATCATACATCCTGAAACTAGCCAACCGGCTTTACGGAGAAAATACGGCCAACTTCCTGCCG CAATTCCTGGAAGCCACGCAGAAGTACTACCAGGCAGACCTGAAGGCTGTTGATTTCATCGGGGCTCCAGAGGCGTGCAGAGGGGAAATCAACAGCTGGGtcgagcagcagacagaaa ATAAGATTAAAGACCTTCTGAAGCCAGGAACAGTCAGTTCTATGACGAGACTGGCTCTGGTTAACGCCATCTACTTCAAGGGAAACTGGATGAACCGCTTTAATGAGGAAAACACCAAAGAGATGCCTTTTAAAGTCAACCAG AATGAGAACAAGCCAGTCCAGATGATGTACCAGATGAGGAAGCTGCCCTACAACTACATTCCTGAGCTCGGTCTGCAGATCCTGGAGCTGCCGTACGTGGATGAGGAGCTCAGCATGTTCATCCTGCTGCCCGAGGAGTCCGCAGACGGCTCGGACCCTCTGCTGAAG CTGGAGAATGAGCTCACACAGGAGAAGCTGGACGAATGGACCAACAGGGAGAACATGGACGTCCACTCAGAAATCTTCGTTCACCTGCCCAAGTTCAAGCTGGAGGAAGACTACGAGCTGAACGAGCCTCTGGTCAAACTGGGCATGATAGATGTGTTCTGCGGGGCGAAGGCCAATTTGTCTGGCATGAACGGTGACACGGGACTCTTCCTGTCTACAGTGGCCCACAAAGCCTTTGTGGAGGTGAACGAGGAGGGGACGGAGGCGGCCGCAGCCACAGCAGGCATGATAGCATTCTGTATGCTGAGGGAGGAACACTTCACAGCAGACCaccctttcctcttcttcatcaggCACAATAAGACCAAGTCCATCCTCTTTCTCGGCAGGTTCTCGTCTCCTCAGTAG
- the pycr3 gene encoding pyrroline-5-carboxylate reductase 3 isoform X2: protein MDPEMDSQLKIGFIGAGNMAFGIAKGILSGNVLPVNVKVSAPSSRNLGRFQELGIPITHSNIEVVCGSDVVFVAVKPHLVPPVLSEISQHVTDRHIIVSVAAGVTLSTLEELLPENTVAIRLMPNLPCLVQEGALLFARGSHAKQEDGALLRSLLHRCGLVEEGPEAWIDIHTGLSGSGVAFVYLFAEALAEGAVKMGMPSALAHSIASQTVLGAGRLLRDSGKHPAQLRSEVCTPGGTTIYGLHTLEQGGVRASTMSAVESATERARELGRKSAAGCRK, encoded by the exons ATGGACCCTGAGATGGACTCCCAGCTGAAGATTGGTTTTATCGGTGCGGGGAACATGGCCTTTGGCATCGCAAAGGGCATCCTGTCTG GAAATGTTCTCCCTGTAAACGTCAAGGTGAGCGCACCATCCTCAAGGAACCTGGGACGCTTTCAG GAGCTCGGGATTCCCATCACTCACTCCAACATCGAGGTGGTCTGTGGGTCAGACGTGGTTTTTGTAGCAGTCAAACCTCACCTGGTTCCACCGGTTCTCAGTGAGATCTCACAACACGTCACTGACCGACACATCATTGTGTCTGTTGCAGCAGGAGTAACACTGTCAACACTGGAAGAG CTCCTGCCAGAGAATACAGTTGCCATCAGGCTGATGCCAAATCTTCCATGTTTGGTTCAGGAAGGGGCTCTCCTGTTCGCACGGGGATCCCATGCAAAACAGGAGGATGGCGCGCTGCTTCGCTCCTTGTTGCACCGCTGTGGTTTGGTGGAGGAGGGACCCGAGGCCTGGATTGACATCCACACAGGACTGAGCGGGAGTGGAGTCGCTTTT gtgtaTCTGTTTGCGGAGGCGCTGGCAGAAGGAGCTGTTAAAATGGGGATGCCGAGTGCTCTGGCACACAGCATTGCATCTCAAACTGTTCTG GGTGCTGGGAGATTATTGCGTGACTCTGGGAAGCATCCAGCTCAGCTCCGCTCTGAGGTCTGCACGCCAGGCGGAACGACCATCTATGGGCTTCACACCCTGGAACAGGGCGGCGTGAGGGCGTCGACCATGAGTGCCGTGGAATCTGCCACTGAGAGAGCCAGGGAGCTCGGCCGAAAGTCAGCTGCAGGATGCAGGAAATGA
- the bmb gene encoding protein brambleberry isoform X2: protein MATADEKFLAEAKHMEISPLDSCHYRTIKECTADMDSDTWNAYHIVSNRARSVCYATRQQLFRRRAEHTVNALISTATSQLDAMKDLKEGQLELKELTTASLDKLLDGHSALQAQQGKLFEGQGQMESSLRDNLERLSQEKALIASGQELVAQLIQGITQRMENVSDNLQIQGSEVQDSHKAIVKDLADVRHQAQDIYQKIDHSMLEFLQYQDQTSQYYTDLMAKLERMNSTLGFMLRYLDMMQSRIDERLHMIQGYLGWAGLSLTAMWTCVAHAGYLVLCAVLLSFLRCPAFTRAMLLLTVPLNAAAEINQQPALDLSGLSLLLLTLSLGHWFVNQCWACFHIRREPAVPLPLAPCDIVEPQKQPVSSRHTPLPSSTPQKDEKDGFIEQDDLLNLDSFISGDFGISAVSPPHRKPVPESRFMPMTGTPNHSTPRLVPQQVLSAALIDDIPPKNLGGVFDAVNDSHHLVNNSRSSSPTPSLISNSSLSGRQLCNGITKTGKACKKRAVPGQEYCRVHEGGHASYVHS from the exons ATGGCTACTGCCGATGAGAAGTTTTTGGCTGAGGCAAAACATATGGAGATCAGCCCGTTAGACAGCTGTCATTACAGG ACCATAAAGGAGTGTACAGCAGACATGGATTCAGACACATGGAACGCCTACCACATAGTGAGCAACAGAGCGCGCTCTGTGTGCTACGCCACTCGCCAGCAGCTCTTCCGACGCAGAGCTGAGCACACTGTCAATGCTCTCATCTCCACAGCCACAAGCCAACTAGACGCAATGAAGGACCTGAAG GAGGGCCAGCTGGAGCTGAAGGAATTGACCACAGCGTCTTTGGACAAGCTGCTGGACGGTCACAGTGCTCTGCAGGCCCAACAGGGGAAACTGTTTGAGGGCCAGGGGCAAATGGAGAGTTCACTGAGGGACAACCTGGAGCGTCTGAGCCAGGAGAAAGCCCTCATCGCCTCTGGACAGGAACTGGTAGCCCAGCTCATTCAGGGCATCACACAGAGAATGG AGAATGTGAGCGATAATCTGCAGATCCAGGGCTCGGAGGTGCAGGACAGCCACAAGGCGATTGTTAAAGACCTGGCAGATGTGAGACACCAAGCTCAGGACATCTACCAAAAAATAG ACCACAGCATGCTGGAGTTTCTGCAGTACCAGGACCAGACCTCACAGTACTACACAGACCTGATGGCCAAACTGGAGCGCATGAACAGCACCCTGGGATTCATGCTGCGCTACCTTGATATGATGCAGAGCCGGATTGACGAAAGGCTTCACATGATCCAGGGCTACCTAGGCTGGGCAG GCTTGAGCCTGACAGCCATGTGGACGTGTGTGGCACATGCAGGCTACTTGGTGTTGTGTGCAGTCCTGCTGTCGTTCCTGCGTTGTCCAGCTTTCACTCGAGCcatgctgctgctcactgtgcCTCTTAACGCAGCGGCCGAAATCAACCAGCAGCCAGCGCTGGATCTCTCTGGCctgagcctgctgctgctcactctctctctgg gtcacTGGTTTGTGAATCAGTGTTGGGCCTGCTTCCACATCAGAAGAGAGCCGGCCGTTCCGCTGCCACTGGCCCCGTGTGACATTGTGGAGCCACAGAAGCAGCCAGTTTCATCCCGCCACACACCCCTACCATCCTCTACACCGCAGAA AGATGAGAAGGATGGCTTCATTGAGCAAGACGACCTGTTGAATCTAGACAGCTTCATATCAG GTGACTTTGGCATATCTGCAGTGTCTCCccctcacaggaagccagtgccTGAGTCGAGGTTTATGCCGATGACTGGCACACCGAACCACTCCACTCCCAGGCTTGTGCCGCAGCAAGTTCTTTCAGCA gCTCTGATTGATGACATCCCCCCCAAAAACCTGGGAGGTGTTTTTGACGCAGTGAACGATTCACACCATTTGGTGAACAACTCACGAAGTTCGAGTCCAACCCCATCACTCATCAGCAACAG CTCTCTCTCAGGCCGTCAGCTGTGCAATGGTATCACAAAAACGGGGAAGGCCTGTAAGAAGAGAGCTGTGCCGGGACAGGAGTACTGCAGAGTCCATGAAGGGGGGCACGCCTCCTATGTTCACTCCTGA
- the bmb gene encoding protein brambleberry isoform X1, which yields MGHPLIHHLCFLLIGLLACQCPAVNGLFEWLRRTDAPPATAAPPPTAVVPALVAKDAQFEMATADEKFLAEAKHMEISPLDSCHYRVVSRLKASCESLSEEQLAKLGVILFNCQAESEGRQTYLCTEEMTIKECTADMDSDTWNAYHIVSNRARSVCYATRQQLFRRRAEHTVNALISTATSQLDAMKDLKEGQLELKELTTASLDKLLDGHSALQAQQGKLFEGQGQMESSLRDNLERLSQEKALIASGQELVAQLIQGITQRMENVSDNLQIQGSEVQDSHKAIVKDLADVRHQAQDIYQKIDHSMLEFLQYQDQTSQYYTDLMAKLERMNSTLGFMLRYLDMMQSRIDERLHMIQGYLGWAGLSLTAMWTCVAHAGYLVLCAVLLSFLRCPAFTRAMLLLTVPLNAAAEINQQPALDLSGLSLLLLTLSLGHWFVNQCWACFHIRREPAVPLPLAPCDIVEPQKQPVSSRHTPLPSSTPQKDEKDGFIEQDDLLNLDSFISGDFGISAVSPPHRKPVPESRFMPMTGTPNHSTPRLVPQQVLSAALIDDIPPKNLGGVFDAVNDSHHLVNNSRSSSPTPSLISNSSLSGRQLCNGITKTGKACKKRAVPGQEYCRVHEGGHASYVHS from the exons ATGGGTCATCCCCTGATCCACCACCTTTGTTTCCTGCTGATCGGCTTGCTGGCCTGTCAGTGTCCTGCAGTCAACGGGCTGTTTGAGTggctgaggaggacagatgcacctccagcaacagcagcacctCCACCGACGGCAGTCGTCCCAGCGCTCGTGGCAAAGGATGCTCAGTTTGAGATGGCTACTGCCGATGAGAAGTTTTTGGCTGAGGCAAAACATATGGAGATCAGCCCGTTAGACAGCTGTCATTACAGG GTGGTTTCCCGGCTGAAGGCGAGCTGTGAAAGCCTCTCAGAGGAGCAGCTTGCCAAGCTTGGAGTCATTCTGTTTAACTGCCAGGCAGAGAGTGAGGGGCGCCAAACCTACCTGTGTACAGAGGAAATG ACCATAAAGGAGTGTACAGCAGACATGGATTCAGACACATGGAACGCCTACCACATAGTGAGCAACAGAGCGCGCTCTGTGTGCTACGCCACTCGCCAGCAGCTCTTCCGACGCAGAGCTGAGCACACTGTCAATGCTCTCATCTCCACAGCCACAAGCCAACTAGACGCAATGAAGGACCTGAAG GAGGGCCAGCTGGAGCTGAAGGAATTGACCACAGCGTCTTTGGACAAGCTGCTGGACGGTCACAGTGCTCTGCAGGCCCAACAGGGGAAACTGTTTGAGGGCCAGGGGCAAATGGAGAGTTCACTGAGGGACAACCTGGAGCGTCTGAGCCAGGAGAAAGCCCTCATCGCCTCTGGACAGGAACTGGTAGCCCAGCTCATTCAGGGCATCACACAGAGAATGG AGAATGTGAGCGATAATCTGCAGATCCAGGGCTCGGAGGTGCAGGACAGCCACAAGGCGATTGTTAAAGACCTGGCAGATGTGAGACACCAAGCTCAGGACATCTACCAAAAAATAG ACCACAGCATGCTGGAGTTTCTGCAGTACCAGGACCAGACCTCACAGTACTACACAGACCTGATGGCCAAACTGGAGCGCATGAACAGCACCCTGGGATTCATGCTGCGCTACCTTGATATGATGCAGAGCCGGATTGACGAAAGGCTTCACATGATCCAGGGCTACCTAGGCTGGGCAG GCTTGAGCCTGACAGCCATGTGGACGTGTGTGGCACATGCAGGCTACTTGGTGTTGTGTGCAGTCCTGCTGTCGTTCCTGCGTTGTCCAGCTTTCACTCGAGCcatgctgctgctcactgtgcCTCTTAACGCAGCGGCCGAAATCAACCAGCAGCCAGCGCTGGATCTCTCTGGCctgagcctgctgctgctcactctctctctgg gtcacTGGTTTGTGAATCAGTGTTGGGCCTGCTTCCACATCAGAAGAGAGCCGGCCGTTCCGCTGCCACTGGCCCCGTGTGACATTGTGGAGCCACAGAAGCAGCCAGTTTCATCCCGCCACACACCCCTACCATCCTCTACACCGCAGAA AGATGAGAAGGATGGCTTCATTGAGCAAGACGACCTGTTGAATCTAGACAGCTTCATATCAG GTGACTTTGGCATATCTGCAGTGTCTCCccctcacaggaagccagtgccTGAGTCGAGGTTTATGCCGATGACTGGCACACCGAACCACTCCACTCCCAGGCTTGTGCCGCAGCAAGTTCTTTCAGCA gCTCTGATTGATGACATCCCCCCCAAAAACCTGGGAGGTGTTTTTGACGCAGTGAACGATTCACACCATTTGGTGAACAACTCACGAAGTTCGAGTCCAACCCCATCACTCATCAGCAACAG CTCTCTCTCAGGCCGTCAGCTGTGCAATGGTATCACAAAAACGGGGAAGGCCTGTAAGAAGAGAGCTGTGCCGGGACAGGAGTACTGCAGAGTCCATGAAGGGGGGCACGCCTCCTATGTTCACTCCTGA
- the LOC139330091 gene encoding GDP-L-fucose synthase-like has protein sequence MSCQGECTIPMRVLVTGGSGLVGRAIQHVVKEEGGAKEGEEWIFLSSKDADLTNMEETRAAFEKHRPTHVIHLAAMVGGLFKNMKYNLDFWRTNVYINDNVLQAAHAVGVVKVVSCLSTCIFPDKTTYPIDETMIHNGPPHESNFGYAYAKRMIDVHNRAYFQQHGRCYTAVIPTNVFGPHDNFSIEDGHVLPGLIHKAYIAQKEEKPLVVWGSGAPRRQFIYSLDLARLFLWVLREYPEVEPIILSVGEEDEVSIKEAAEAVVQALDFKGEVVFDTSKSDGQFKKTASNAKLCRYLPDFKFTPFKQALKETCDWFVANNDSARK, from the exons ATGAGCTGTCAGGGCGAGTGCACCATTCCAATGAGGGTGTTGGTGACAGGAGGATCCGGCTTGGTGGGAAGGGCCATACAGCATGTGGtcaaagaggaggggggagccAAGGAGGGGGAGGAATGGATATTCCTCTCCTCCAAAGATGCCGACCTCAC GAATATGGAGGAGACACGGGCGGCGTTTGAAAAACATCGGCCAACCCACGTCATTCACCTAGCTGCTATGGTTGGAGGGCTTTTCAAGAACATGAAGTACAACCTGGACTTCTGG AGAACCAATGTTTACATCAATGATAACGTGCTGCAGGCAGCACATGCGGTTGGCGTGGTCAAGGTTGTTTCCTGCCTGTCCACCTGCATCTTTCCTGATAAGACCACCTACCCTATCGACGAGACCATG ATCCACAATGGTCCACCCCACGAGTCAAACTTTGGCTATGCTTATGCAAAGAGAATGATCGATGTTCATAACAG GGCATATTTCCAGCAGCATGGACGCTGCTATACAGCGGTGATTCCCACTAATGTGTTTGGTCCTCATGACAACTTCAGCATTGAGGATGGTCATGTGCTGCCCGGCCTCATACACAAAGCTTACATTGCTCAAA AGGAGGAGAAGCCCCTGGTGGTCTGGGGCTCCGGCGCTCCCAGAAGACAGTTCATTTACTCGCTGGACCTGGCTCGTCTCTTCCTGTGGGTCTTGAGAGAGTATCCAGAGGTCGAACCGATCATTCTCTCTG ttggagaggaagatgaagtgTCCAtcaaagaagcagcagaagcagttGTGCAAGCGCTGGACTTTAAAGGAGAGGTGGTG ttTGATACCAGTAAGTCAGACGGGCAGTTCAAAAAGACAGCCAGCAATGCAAAGCTGTGCCGCTACCTGCCAGACTTCAAATTCACACCATTCAAACAAG CTTTAAAGGAAACCTGTGATTGGTTTGTTGCCAACAATGACTCAGCCCGGAAGTGA
- the pycr3 gene encoding pyrroline-5-carboxylate reductase 3 isoform X1 yields MDDSGIKKQNWDVKETELFLEILKELDMKKCLDGRKVRNNKLFKVAHRRMTAAGYHRSVDQLKFRWKLLKSAYYKCKREPDSPAPTKIQGWWRYEKTMIAIMESRHPLVGAGVNSDRNDEVTEDSDGEASMLPWPQPCADNSTQNLDLIIKMDPEMDSQLKIGFIGAGNMAFGIAKGILSGNVLPVNVKVSAPSSRNLGRFQELGIPITHSNIEVVCGSDVVFVAVKPHLVPPVLSEISQHVTDRHIIVSVAAGVTLSTLEELLPENTVAIRLMPNLPCLVQEGALLFARGSHAKQEDGALLRSLLHRCGLVEEGPEAWIDIHTGLSGSGVAFVYLFAEALAEGAVKMGMPSALAHSIASQTVLGAGRLLRDSGKHPAQLRSEVCTPGGTTIYGLHTLEQGGVRASTMSAVESATERARELGRKSAAGCRK; encoded by the exons ATGGACGACTCCGGTATCAAGAAGCAGAACTGGGACGTGAAGGAGACAGAGTTATTTCTGGAAATCCTCAAGGAGCTGGATATGAAGAAATGCTTAGACGGTAGGAAAGTGAGGAATAACAAACTCTTCAAGGTGGCACACAGGAGAATGACAGCGGCTGGTTATCACAGATCTGTGGACCAATTAAAGTTTCGCTGGAAACTTCTCAAAAGTGCGTATTACAAGTGCAAGAGAGAGCCCGACTCCCCGGCGCCCACCAAAATACAGGGTTGGTGGCGCTACGAAAAGACAATGATAGCTATCATGGAGTCCAGACACCCCCTGGTCGGAGCGGGGGTCAACTCTGACAGGAATGATGAAGTGACAGAAGACTCGGATGGAGAAGCATCAATGCTGCCCTGGCCGCAGCCCTGCGCGGACAATTCCACTCAGAACCTGGATTTAATT ATCAAAATGGACCCTGAGATGGACTCCCAGCTGAAGATTGGTTTTATCGGTGCGGGGAACATGGCCTTTGGCATCGCAAAGGGCATCCTGTCTG GAAATGTTCTCCCTGTAAACGTCAAGGTGAGCGCACCATCCTCAAGGAACCTGGGACGCTTTCAG GAGCTCGGGATTCCCATCACTCACTCCAACATCGAGGTGGTCTGTGGGTCAGACGTGGTTTTTGTAGCAGTCAAACCTCACCTGGTTCCACCGGTTCTCAGTGAGATCTCACAACACGTCACTGACCGACACATCATTGTGTCTGTTGCAGCAGGAGTAACACTGTCAACACTGGAAGAG CTCCTGCCAGAGAATACAGTTGCCATCAGGCTGATGCCAAATCTTCCATGTTTGGTTCAGGAAGGGGCTCTCCTGTTCGCACGGGGATCCCATGCAAAACAGGAGGATGGCGCGCTGCTTCGCTCCTTGTTGCACCGCTGTGGTTTGGTGGAGGAGGGACCCGAGGCCTGGATTGACATCCACACAGGACTGAGCGGGAGTGGAGTCGCTTTT gtgtaTCTGTTTGCGGAGGCGCTGGCAGAAGGAGCTGTTAAAATGGGGATGCCGAGTGCTCTGGCACACAGCATTGCATCTCAAACTGTTCTG GGTGCTGGGAGATTATTGCGTGACTCTGGGAAGCATCCAGCTCAGCTCCGCTCTGAGGTCTGCACGCCAGGCGGAACGACCATCTATGGGCTTCACACCCTGGAACAGGGCGGCGTGAGGGCGTCGACCATGAGTGCCGTGGAATCTGCCACTGAGAGAGCCAGGGAGCTCGGCCGAAAGTCAGCTGCAGGATGCAGGAAATGA